From one Bifidobacterium sp. WK012_4_13 genomic stretch:
- a CDS encoding aldo/keto reductase, whose product MELLHRTIGQFRTTAIGFGEMPLTIEGKPSHERAIETIHAALDAGCRHIDTAWAYYESGGEEETGEKLVRQALQSWSGPREDVLVATKVGHFRNFTEGRPTWDVDGRPETLMRNGRQSAQALGRDSIDLLYFHRPDPKVPYGESIQAIRQLIDDGVARAAGISNVDIEQIDLARTILGDRLVAVQNQYSPISRGTQDTLEHAEKLGLAFVCWSPLGGFRKTRDESMFDPFKKVAKAHGVSYQQVVLAWELSKGDHMFVIPGAHRPETIVDSLHAGQLELSDDELAILG is encoded by the coding sequence ATGGAACTACTGCACAGAACAATCGGGCAGTTCAGGACCACTGCCATTGGTTTTGGGGAAATGCCGCTGACGATCGAGGGCAAACCCAGCCATGAACGGGCGATAGAGACCATTCATGCTGCGCTTGATGCGGGATGCCGTCACATAGATACCGCCTGGGCCTATTACGAATCTGGCGGCGAGGAGGAAACCGGCGAAAAGCTCGTGCGCCAGGCGCTGCAGTCCTGGAGTGGCCCGCGTGAAGATGTTCTGGTGGCGACCAAGGTCGGTCATTTCAGGAACTTCACCGAGGGCAGACCGACGTGGGATGTCGATGGGCGTCCGGAAACCTTGATGCGCAATGGCAGACAGTCAGCGCAGGCCCTGGGAAGAGACAGCATCGATCTGTTGTATTTCCACCGTCCAGATCCAAAAGTGCCCTATGGCGAGTCCATCCAGGCAATCAGGCAGCTGATCGATGATGGCGTGGCAAGGGCGGCAGGCATCTCCAATGTGGACATCGAGCAGATCGACCTTGCACGGACAATCCTGGGAGACAGGCTGGTGGCTGTGCAGAACCAATATTCGCCCATCAGCCGCGGCACCCAAGATACCTTGGAGCATGCCGAAAAGCTCGGGCTCGCATTCGTATGCTGGAGTCCGCTCGGCGGTTTCCGCAAGACCAGGGACGAGAGCATGTTCGATCCGTTCAAGAAGGTCGCCAAGGCTCACGGTGTCAGCTATCAGCAGGTCGTGCTCGCGTGGGAACTGAGCAAGGGCGATCACATGTTCGTGATTCCCGGCGCTCACCGTCCAGAAACCATCGTTGACTCGCTGCATGCCGGGCAGCTTGAGCTCAGCGATGATGAGCTTGCCATTCTCGGCTGA
- a CDS encoding DUF2207 family protein encodes MQPTQRSLHTDSGEAPASKREWNVRRFILCLGAAIIIAAVAVALLLGIGVSSLNEAPLSYNSLDYKTQVLKNGDLKIEQRVSMKLNEREDDDGDTRPWRQMYQQYTINPKNLTSISDVSVRNVTDGTTYKQTKPIPPDDVSSTSNWDSTEANHWYIANVSDSDNPTQYDASSADKDSKYPVEIGWNIPETDSAKAMVFDITMTFHGVSTAHPDVTNFQWEPFGDANQIPIGTVNATVSFPEGVSSKNSWAWLHYAGQSETSRKSDGTLQFTAQDVSAGEHLDLVAMFDSSASSGVARTSSSNAKHSIIDDETQQETKARDAARSKARLTIIAWIIGGIVAIILSIFAVRAAFKTYGASRYHGDVEYWREPPNMSPASAAGMHDIVLRKTSDKASRQMAASVLSLASKHAISIYPGSVAAYGTIDLTQADSVQISSAVSSGDKRLQKDLASTSTIVIHPVCSHDRDSLKLSSSEDAALHLLECAAQRLDSPVFDLKQMQRSFKKWESGYTEQAKFTNAVSGEFALLGATQTRSSSIGLGILGIVVALVGTLAAGMTLGGGTFVIASLCGFLLLVCSIFAVMYGKVTVLNDTGQEYAGQIQGLQRYLLDFSSFEDRGVDDLALWDRYLVYAAAFGISNEALQQLARANPKLSDPQWLDSNASGSMLYWSFRPWTFMTYGYMAGSFGEAAPGMPAGADFNPGIGDIGSQLTSSFSSISSTIHAAAPSSSSGGGFSGGGFAGGGGGSGGGSFGGR; translated from the coding sequence ATGCAACCAACTCAACGATCTCTGCACACGGACTCCGGTGAAGCACCGGCTTCGAAGCGTGAGTGGAATGTGAGACGGTTCATTCTATGCCTTGGAGCGGCGATAATCATCGCGGCTGTGGCAGTCGCCCTGCTCCTGGGGATTGGTGTGTCGAGTCTCAACGAAGCACCTCTCTCATATAATTCGCTCGATTACAAGACGCAGGTGCTGAAGAACGGCGATCTGAAAATTGAGCAGCGCGTGTCCATGAAGCTGAACGAGCGCGAAGATGACGATGGCGATACCAGGCCATGGCGTCAGATGTATCAGCAATATACGATCAATCCGAAAAATCTGACTTCGATTTCCGACGTTTCGGTTCGCAATGTCACGGACGGCACCACATACAAGCAGACCAAGCCCATTCCTCCCGATGATGTCTCTTCTACGAGCAACTGGGATTCAACCGAGGCAAATCATTGGTATATCGCCAATGTCTCCGATTCCGACAATCCAACACAATATGATGCCTCAAGTGCAGACAAGGATTCCAAATATCCTGTTGAGATCGGGTGGAACATTCCTGAAACCGATTCTGCCAAGGCGATGGTCTTTGACATCACGATGACGTTCCACGGCGTTTCGACTGCTCACCCGGATGTGACCAACTTCCAGTGGGAGCCTTTCGGCGACGCCAATCAGATTCCAATCGGCACGGTCAATGCAACCGTCAGCTTCCCTGAGGGCGTTTCATCGAAGAATTCCTGGGCATGGCTGCATTACGCGGGTCAATCCGAGACATCGCGAAAAAGCGATGGCACCTTGCAGTTCACGGCGCAGGATGTGAGTGCAGGCGAGCATCTCGATCTGGTCGCGATGTTCGATTCCTCGGCCAGCAGCGGCGTTGCGCGAACGAGCAGCTCCAATGCCAAGCACAGCATCATCGATGATGAGACCCAGCAGGAGACGAAAGCAAGAGACGCAGCGAGGTCGAAGGCAAGACTCACGATAATCGCCTGGATCATTGGCGGCATCGTTGCAATCATTCTCAGCATTTTCGCTGTGCGTGCCGCTTTCAAGACCTATGGAGCCTCGCGCTATCACGGCGATGTGGAGTACTGGCGCGAACCGCCGAACATGAGCCCAGCCTCGGCAGCAGGCATGCATGACATCGTCCTCAGGAAAACCTCGGACAAGGCCTCGCGGCAAATGGCGGCAAGCGTGCTGTCGCTCGCATCCAAGCATGCCATTTCAATTTATCCAGGCTCGGTCGCCGCGTATGGCACCATTGATTTGACGCAGGCAGATTCAGTGCAGATTTCGAGTGCGGTTTCGAGCGGCGACAAACGCCTCCAAAAAGATCTTGCTTCGACATCGACGATTGTCATTCATCCAGTCTGCTCGCATGATCGCGACTCTCTTAAGCTCAGCTCATCGGAAGATGCTGCATTGCACCTCTTGGAATGCGCGGCGCAACGACTCGATTCACCGGTATTCGACCTGAAGCAGATGCAGCGAAGCTTCAAGAAGTGGGAGTCGGGCTATACGGAACAGGCGAAGTTCACCAATGCGGTGAGTGGAGAATTCGCTTTGCTCGGGGCCACGCAGACGCGTTCAAGTTCGATTGGCCTGGGAATCTTGGGCATCGTCGTCGCGCTGGTCGGCACGCTTGCAGCCGGAATGACGCTTGGTGGGGGAACCTTCGTCATCGCCAGCCTATGCGGCTTCTTGCTCCTCGTGTGCTCCATCTTCGCGGTCATGTATGGCAAGGTCACGGTGCTCAATGACACCGGTCAGGAATATGCCGGTCAGATCCAGGGACTGCAGCGATACCTGCTCGATTTCAGCTCCTTCGAAGACCGTGGGGTCGATGACCTCGCTCTGTGGGACCGTTACCTCGTCTATGCCGCGGCATTCGGCATCAGCAACGAAGCATTGCAGCAGCTCGCGCGTGCCAATCCGAAGCTGAGCGACCCTCAATGGCTTGATTCGAACGCTTCCGGCTCGATGCTCTATTGGTCGTTCAGACCGTGGACATTCATGACCTATGGCTATATGGCGGGCAGTTTTGGCGAAGCGGCTCCGGGGATGCCAGCGGGAGCAGACTTCAACCCTGGCATCGGCGACATCGGAAGCCAGCTGACATCCAGCTTCTCATCAATCAGTTCAACGATTCATGCTGCTGCCCCTTCATCATCCTCCGGCGGCGGATTCTCCGGTGGTGGATTCGCGGGCGGTGGCGGTGGTTCAGGAGGCGGTTCCTTCGGCGGCAGATAG
- a CDS encoding LemA family protein: MNGLLIAVLVIVVIVVVLVLWGIGVYNGLIALRNRVANGWAQIDVQLKQRADLVPNLVETVKGYATHESQVFQKVTEARAGAVEAAQHGDPEQRAQAENQLSNALVNLRATAEAYPQLQANQNFMDLQNQLSQLEQKIAYARQFYNDVVQKFNIKIQSVPSNIIAGMFHFKEAQFFAVAEQDRSVPQVKF; the protein is encoded by the coding sequence ATGAACGGATTACTTATCGCTGTACTCGTGATAGTCGTTATTGTCGTCGTGCTGGTGTTGTGGGGGATTGGGGTATATAACGGCCTGATTGCCTTGCGAAACCGCGTTGCCAATGGCTGGGCCCAGATTGATGTTCAGCTCAAGCAGCGCGCCGATCTGGTGCCAAACCTTGTCGAGACCGTGAAGGGCTATGCGACTCACGAGTCTCAAGTGTTTCAGAAGGTCACCGAAGCCAGGGCCGGGGCAGTCGAAGCGGCGCAGCATGGCGATCCGGAGCAGCGCGCGCAGGCCGAGAACCAGCTGAGCAATGCTCTGGTGAATCTGCGTGCGACTGCCGAGGCATACCCGCAATTGCAGGCGAATCAGAACTTCATGGACCTGCAGAATCAGCTGAGCCAGCTGGAGCAGAAAATCGCCTATGCGCGGCAGTTCTATAACGATGTCGTGCAGAAGTTCAACATCAAGATTCAGTCGGTGCCGAGCAACATCATCGCGGGCATGTTCCACTTCAAGGAAGCGCAATTCTTTGCAGTGGCCGAACAGGATCGATCGGTGCCGCAGGTCAAGTTCTGA
- a CDS encoding YhbY family RNA-binding protein, whose translation MEDNGIRSARELNKHQVKQLRALGNHLNPLIIIGKSNLTETSIRQADETLENRELIKCSVLNGSDLTARDAAAELSEKLGASVVQVIGNRFVIYRESHRDDIERIKLVR comes from the coding sequence ATGGAAGATAACGGCATCCGCTCGGCAAGGGAACTGAACAAGCATCAGGTCAAGCAGCTTCGTGCGCTTGGCAATCACCTGAATCCGCTCATCATCATCGGCAAGAGCAACCTCACCGAGACGAGCATCAGGCAGGCGGACGAAACCCTGGAAAATCGTGAGCTCATCAAATGTTCGGTGCTGAACGGCTCAGACTTGACAGCCCGCGATGCCGCTGCCGAGCTTTCAGAAAAGCTAGGGGCCTCTGTGGTCCAGGTCATCGGCAACCGCTTCGTCATATACCGTGAAAGCCATCGCGATGACATCGAAAGAATAAAGCTCGTTCGTTGA